In Deltaproteobacteria bacterium, the sequence TGGTGCCGATGATCGCGTCGCCGCCGATCCCGACGCAGCTCGACTGGCCGATGCCGAGCCGCGAGAGCTGGTCGACCGCCTCGTAGGTGAGCGTGCCCGAGCGCGACACCACGCCCACCGGGCCGGGCCGCGTGATCTGCGCCGGCATGATCCCGATCCGGCAGCGGCCGGGGGTGACCACGCCCGGGCAGTTCGGGCCGAGCAGGCGCGTAGGCCCACCGCGGAGCGCGCGCTTCACGCGCAGCATGTCGAGGGCGGGGATGCCCTCGGTGATGCAGACCACGAGCCCGATGCCGGCGTCGGCCGCCTCGAGGATCGCGTCGGCCGCGCCGGGCGGGGGCACGAACACCACCGAGGCGTCGGCGCCGGTCGCCGCCACGGCCTCGCGCACGGTGTCGAAGACCGGCAGGCCGTCCACCTCTCCGCCGCCCTTGCCGGGCGCGACGCCGCCCACCACCTGGGTGTGGTAGTCGCGCGAGAGGCCGGCGTGGAAGCGCCCCATCCGGCCCAGGCCCTGCACGAGCAGGCGCGTCTTCTCGTCGCACAGGATCGCCATGGCTCCTACTTCCTGCCCGTCTTCGCCGCGGCGACCGCCCGCTCGGCGGCCTCGCGGAAGGTGTCGGCCGGGGTGAGGTCGAGCCCCGAGGCCTGGAGGATCGCGCGGCCCTCGGCGGCGTTGGTGCCCTGCAGGCGCACGACGATCGGGACCGCGACGCCGATCTCGCGCGCCGCCGCGACGACCCCCTCGGCGACCAGGTCGCAGCGTACGATCCCGCCGAAGATGTTCACGAGGATCGCCTTCACCTGCGGGTCGGCGAGGATCAGCTTGAAGGCCGCGGCCACGCGCTGCTGGTCCGTGCCGCCGCCGACGTCGAGGAAGTTCGCGGGCGCCCCGCCCGCGGCCCGCAGCATGTCGAGCGTCGCCATCGCGAGGCCCGCGCCGTTCACGAGGCAGCCGACGTCGCCGTCGAGGCCCACGTAGGCCAGGTCGAGCTCGTTCGCCTCGCGCTCGCGCGCGTCCTCCTCGTCCGGATCGCGCAGCGCGCGGATGTCGGGGTGGCGGAAGAGCGCGTTGTCGTCGAAGTTGAGCTTGCCGTCGAGCGCGAGCAGGTCGCCGGCCTTCGTCACCACGAGCGGGTTGATCTCGGCCAGCGAGCCGTCCTTCTCGGTGAAGAGCCGGAAGAGCCCGCCGAGGAAGACCTCGAAGCGCGGCACCACGTCGGCGCCGAGGCCCAGCCCGAAGGCCACGCGCCGCACGTGGTAGGGCTGGAGGCCCGTGGCCGGGTCCACGTGCACGGTCACGATCTTCTCCGGCGTGCGCGCGGCGACCTCCTCGATCTCCATGCCGCCCTCGGTCGAGGCGATGATCGCGAGGTCCTCGGCGGCCCGGTCGAGCACGATCGCGAGGTAGAGCTCGCGCGCGATCTCGCAGCCGGCCTCGACCCAGACCTTGCGCACGAGCTTCCCCTCGGGCCCGGTCTGGTGCGTGCGCAGCGTCATGCCGAGGATCTCGGAGGCGAGTCGCTTCGCCTCGCCCGGCGACTTCGCGACCTTGATCCCCCCGGCCTTGCCGCGCCCGCCCGCGTGCACCTGCGCCTTCACCACCACGAGCTTCGCGTCGAGGCCGCGCGCCGCACTCTCGGCCTCGGCCGGCGAGGTGGCGAGCCGCCCGGGCGGCACCGGCACCCCGTAGCTGCGCAGGAGCTCCTTCGCCTGGTACTCGTGGACGTTCACAGCCGGATCTCGCCGACCAGCTTGCGCACGTGCTCGACCGAGGCGTCGAAGAGCTTGCGCTCGCCGGCGTCGAGCTCGAGCTCGAGGATCCGCTCGACCCCGTTCGCGCCGAGCACGCAGGGCACGCCCAGGTAGAGGCCGTCGACGCCGTACTCGCCCTCGCACAGGCAG encodes:
- the sucD gene encoding succinate--CoA ligase subunit alpha — translated: MAILCDEKTRLLVQGLGRMGRFHAGLSRDYHTQVVGGVAPGKGGGEVDGLPVFDTVREAVAATGADASVVFVPPPGAADAILEAADAGIGLVVCITEGIPALDMLRVKRALRGGPTRLLGPNCPGVVTPGRCRIGIMPAQITRPGPVGVVSRSGTLTYEAVDQLSRLGIGQSSCVGIGGDAIIGTTFVDALALFEADPETRAVVMIGEIGGSAEEAAAEFIATRMSKPVAAFIAGQNAPPGKRMGHAGAIIAGGKGRAADKIAALEKAGVAIAPAPAEIGETLARRL
- the sucC gene encoding ADP-forming succinate--CoA ligase subunit beta; translated protein: MNVHEYQAKELLRSYGVPVPPGRLATSPAEAESAARGLDAKLVVVKAQVHAGGRGKAGGIKVAKSPGEAKRLASEILGMTLRTHQTGPEGKLVRKVWVEAGCEIARELYLAIVLDRAAEDLAIIASTEGGMEIEEVAARTPEKIVTVHVDPATGLQPYHVRRVAFGLGLGADVVPRFEVFLGGLFRLFTEKDGSLAEINPLVVTKAGDLLALDGKLNFDDNALFRHPDIRALRDPDEEDAREREANELDLAYVGLDGDVGCLVNGAGLAMATLDMLRAAGGAPANFLDVGGGTDQQRVAAAFKLILADPQVKAILVNIFGGIVRCDLVAEGVVAAAREIGVAVPIVVRLQGTNAAEGRAILQASGLDLTPADTFREAAERAVAAAKTGRK